TTTTTACAACCCTCATATTTTTTCTTATTCTATTGTACTCATCTTTTATAAACTGCTCAGCTTTTTCTTGATCGTGTATTTTTTCAACCTTTATTGCACAGTATTTAAATTCTGGAGTTTTAGAAACAGGATCTAAACTATCTATAGTAAGCTCATTACAAGAACCTATCCACCACTGATAAGTCATAAAAGTAGAACCTTTTTTCACTCTATCAGTAACACAAGCTCTAGTCATAACGCTTCCTCTTCTTGAACTTACTCTTACTAATTCATCGTCCTCTATACCTAACTTTTCACTATCTTCAAAACTCATCTGAATATATCCTGGCTCATCCGCAAGCTCTTTTAATGCCCTACAGTTACCAGACATAGTTCTAGCAGAGTAATGTCCAACCTCTCTAACAGTTGAAAGACTAAGTGGATATTCTTCATCTGGAAGCTCTTTAGGTGCTCTCCACTGGCTTGCAAATAGATTCCCTTTTCCACTAGGTGTTGAGAATTTATCTCCCTTGTATAAATACTTAGTTCCATTATGATCTTCACTTGGACAAGGCCATTGAACTCCGCCTAACTTTTCAATCTTCTCATAACTTGCACCAGCAAAACTTGGACATAAACTTCTCATCTCATCCCAAATTTCATTAGTGTTCTCATAACTCATAGAATACCCCATCTTAGTTGCAATCTCGGAAATTATCTGCCAGTCAGGCTTAACATCTCCTTTAGCTTCTATAACTTTATTAAACTTTTGGAACCCTCTATCAGCACAAGTATATACCCCTTCATGTTCTCCCCACGAAGTAGCAGGAAGTATAACATCTGCATGAAGAGCTGTTTTATTCATAAATATATCTTGAACTATAACAAAATCTATCTTATCAAGTGCTTCTCTAACCTCAGAAGAATTAGGATCACTTTGAACTGGGTCTTCTCCAAATATATAATACGCTTTAATTTTATCTTCATTTAAAGCTAGATGAGGTACCTCTGTTAAAGCATATCCATTCTTATTAGAAAGCTTAACTCCCCAAGCTTTTTCAAACTTTTCTCTAACCTTATCATCAGTTACCTTTTGATATCCAGGATATACATTCGGAAGAACTCCCATATCACAAGCCCCTTGAACGTTGTTTTGACCACGTACAGGACCTATACCAACATTTTCACGGCCAAAGTTTCCAGTTAAAAGTGCTAGTGATGCAAGTCCTTTAACAACATCAACAGCTTGAGAGAACTGACATACTCCCATACCATAAAGTATCATACTATCCTTTGCCTTAGCGTATTCTCTCATAGCCTTTCTTATATCGTCTGCCTTAACTCCTGTTATTTTCTCAGTGTATTCTGGAGTATATTTCTCAACTAAAGCCTTGTACTCCTCAAATCCATCTACATGATTTTTTACATATTCTTTATCATAAAGATTCTCATTGATTAAAACATTTCCAAATGCATTTACAAGCGCCATATTAGTTCCACCCTTTATAGGTAGCCACATATCAGCAATTCTAGCTGATTCGGTAATTCTAGGATCTGTAACTATTATCTTTGCTCCCTTTTCCTTAGCTTTTATTATTCTTCTTGCGACAATCGGATGTGAATCTGCTCCATTATATCCAAATATAAATAATAAGCTTGCATCTTCTATTTCATTTATTGAATTAGTCATTGCTCCACTACCTAAACTGTAAGCCAGACCGGCTACTGATGGCGCATGTCAGATTCGTGCGCAGTGATCTATATTATTAGTACCT
The window above is part of the Tepidibacter aestuarii genome. Proteins encoded here:
- the fdhF gene encoding formate dehydrogenase subunit alpha; the encoded protein is MEQRVLTVCPYCGAGCQMYLVVKDGEIVRAEPADGRTNEGNLCLKGHYGWDFLRDPQYLTARIKKPMIRRNGELEEVEWDEAIDYVATRLNQIKKEYGPDSIMGTGCARGPGNEANYIMQKFMRAAIGTNNIDHCARIUHAPSVAGLAYSLGSGAMTNSINEIEDASLLFIFGYNGADSHPIVARRIIKAKEKGAKIIVTDPRITESARIADMWLPIKGGTNMALVNAFGNVLINENLYDKEYVKNHVDGFEEYKALVEKYTPEYTEKITGVKADDIRKAMREYAKAKDSMILYGMGVCQFSQAVDVVKGLASLALLTGNFGRENVGIGPVRGQNNVQGACDMGVLPNVYPGYQKVTDDKVREKFEKAWGVKLSNKNGYALTEVPHLALNEDKIKAYYIFGEDPVQSDPNSSEVREALDKIDFVIVQDIFMNKTALHADVILPATSWGEHEGVYTCADRGFQKFNKVIEAKGDVKPDWQIISEIATKMGYSMSYENTNEIWDEMRSLCPSFAGASYEKIEKLGGVQWPCPSEDHNGTKYLYKGDKFSTPSGKGNLFASQWRAPKELPDEEYPLSLSTVREVGHYSARTMSGNCRALKELADEPGYIQMSFEDSEKLGIEDDELVRVSSRRGSVMTRACVTDRVKKGSTFMTYQWWIGSCNELTIDSLDPVSKTPEFKYCAIKVEKIHDQEKAEQFIKDEYNRIRKNMRVVKI